Sequence from the Streptomyces sp. NBC_00440 genome:
ATCACGACCTGGCTTCGGTGCCACGCTCCGGCGACCCTGGAACTGTTGCGGCCCGGCGCCACCGAGGACGAGATCACTGCCCTGCAACAGGCTCTGGGCGTGCGGATCCCGGCAGGGCTGAAGAGCTTGTGGCGCCAGTGTGCGGGCGTCCGTACCGTTCCGGGGCAGGGCAGTAACTTCCTGCTGGGGGGCTGGGCTCTGATGAGCCCTGACTCGGTCACCTACGTCTACCGGGAGAAGATGGTCTCCCAGGAGCGTGACGGTGATGACGAGTTCTTGTTCTGGCGTCCCGCCTGGATCCCGGTGTGTTCCTTTTACGCCGCCGACTACACCCATGGGCTGTATCTGGACGCCGAGACGGGCAAAATTGGTGGCTGGAGCAGGTTCTATGAGCACAGGCCCGGGTTCGAGTCGCTGACCGACTACCTGGAGGAGATGGCGGACGCTCTGGAGGCGCCGTCGTTGGTCACCGGGGAGAAGCCCGGTCTGGTCAATGACGTCCTGGTGTGGGGGCCACCGTCGGACCCTGGCCTGGAAGCGATGTGGACGCCGTTCACCGGATGACGCAGGCGCAGGCGCAGTCCCAGGCGGTGTTGGCGTTCGTGCAGTGCTCGAATGCTGTCCAACTGCTCGTCGGGCATATGTGGGGCCGGCGGCGCTGAGCGCGCCGCCGGCCCCTGGTGTCACTTCGCCCGGTGGTTACTTCATCGCGCCGAGGGCGGTGTCCACCCCCGCGAGGGGAGAGCCGAGCCCGGTCACCGTGTCGTAGCCCGGACCGGCCGTGCACTCCGTCCCGCACAGTCCGTTGGAGCCCGACGTGATGTCCTTGAGCGACGCGCCGAGCCCGTAGACGTCACGGTGCGCGGTGTCCCCGTCCGGTCCGGCGGCGGCCAGATGCGGCTTGTGGGCGGTGGCGCGCAGCTGGTCGGCGGCGGTGAGGACCGCGGCCCAGACCGGTGCGGACAGGCTGGTGCCACCGACCTCCAGCCACTGGGCGGTCCCTCCGGCGCTGGTGTAGACAGCCACGCCGGTGCGCGGGTCGGCCACGAAGCTCACGTCGGGGGTGGCCCGGAAACGGGATGACTGGACACCCTTCTGGTAGGCCGGGCGCTTCTCGAAGTAGCTGAGGCCGCCACCGGTCGACGACCACGCCGTCTCACCGAGCGTGGCGCCGGAGGAGTCCAGCTGGAGGCTGGTGCCGCCGATGGCCAGCGCGTACGGGTTGGTGCTGGAGTAGCCCGCCGGGTAGCCGGCGTCGCCGGTGGACTGGGTGCACACCGAGTCCGCGAGCTTGCAGTGGCCGTCGTAGAAGGACTCCTCGGAGAACTCCGACATGCCCCAGCTGTTGCTGACGGCCGCCGGGTGCAGTGAGGCCGCCTTGTCGACGGCCTGGAAGAGTCCTGTTGTTGAGGCGTCCGCCGCCTCCATCAGCACGATCTTCGCGTGCGGGGCGACGGAGTGGGCCCACTCGATGTCGAGGGCCTCTTCCTCCTCCCAGCCGGAGTTCGCGGCCGGCTTGGTGCCGCTCGCGTACGTCTGCTGGAAGTCGAAGCAGTCGGTGCCGGCCGGGACGCTGTCACAGGTCTGCGGCAGGTCGAAGTGCGCGGCGAAGTGGTTCAGGTCGGCCTTCGCCGTGGGGTAGTCGTAGGCGTCGACGATGGCGATGGTCTGACCCGTGCCGTCACCCTTGAGGCCGAGCCGGGCCTGGATCTGCTGCGGGCTGTAGCCGGGCGCGGTCTCGGTGTCCGCGGCCGGGTCCACCTTGTGGGTGGCCCGGATACGCAGGTCCGGGGATGCCGTGCCACTGGGCAGGGCCGGGTCCTTGACGGCCTTGGACGTCGCGTCGCTGCCGGGCAGGGACTGGAGCTTGGCCGTCGGCGCGGCCGCCTTGGCATCACCGACCCGCTGGACGGTCACGCCGTGCTGGTAGCTGTCCACGGCGCGCATGTCGTATTCGAAGCCGCCGATCAGCTGGTTGACCGCGTAGGCGGTGGTGTCCTCGGGCAGCCCGATCAGGTCGGTTCCGGCGCCCTTGCCGCCGAGACCTGCCGGAGTGAGCGAACCGGCGAACAGGGAGAACGCGGAGCTGCTGGAGTCGACGTACTGCTCGGGGGTGTTCGGGAAGGGCTGCGTGAACTGGAACAGGCCGCCCCCGCCGCCGACGAACGTCTCGTTGCCGCCGGTGGTGGTGGCGAACACGCCCTGCTGGACGTTCTCGTCGTTGAGGACGTCGTAGGCGGGGCCGCCGTCGGGCGGGTACACCGTCATCTCGTAGGCGTGCAGTTCGACCAGCCCGTACTTCTGGGAGCCGGCGAAGCCCTGGAAGGTGCTGGCGCCGGTCGAGTCGCGCTTGGTCAGGACCTTGCCGGTGGTTCCGTCGACGGTCTGGACCAGGTGCGGCGAGTTGAACTTCTCCCCGCCCCAGGCGAAGGCCACCCCGTGGCCGTCGGCGCCGGGGACGGCGGAGCCGACGAACACACCGGCCTGCGCCTCGATCCAGTCGGCGCCCACCCCGCTCGGCTGCTCCTGCCACAGCTTGGCGCCGGTCGCGGAGTTGAGGGCGACCGCGGTCGGGGCCGGGTCACCGGGGCCGGTGTCGGTGCCGGAGCGCGTTCCGCCGTATTCGAGGAAGAGGCGGCCGTCGCCGTCCGTGGCCGGCGTCGAGTACGCCACCTGCTTGTCCTTGGTGCCCGCGGGCCGGTAGGTCCAGCGGGTGGTGCCGTCCGCGGTGTAGGCGCTGACGCCCTTGCTGCCACTGGCGATGATGCGGCCGCCGGTGACGGCCACCCCGAACTGGAAGGCGCCGGTGTCGATGTCGGTGGTCACCTTTCCCTTGTGCGGGTCGAGCACGGCGAAGCCGCGGGAGGTGGCGGCGACCAGGCGCTGCGCCGACTTCCCCTGCTTGTCGGCGACTTCGGACAGCTGCAGCTGATGGACGGCCGCACCGACGGCGCTGTGCCACAGGATGCGGGGCGACGCGCGGTCGAGGTCGCGGCCGTCGAGGGCGAAGACGCCGTGGCTCTGGCCGCCGACGATCAGGTCCTTGACACCGTCACCGTTGACGTCGGTGGCCACGGAGGCGTAGTTGTCGCCGAGCAGCGGCAGCGCGGTGCTGTTGCCCTGCTTCGGGTCGATGCTCCAGGCGGTCAGGTCGTAGCCGACGGTGAGCAGGCGGCCCCGGTAGGGCGTCACCTGGTCGCCTGCGACGTCGCCCTCGCGGCGCCACGCGATGTCGCCGTCGCGGGCGTCGAAGGCGATGAGCTGGCTGTGGTAGATGCCCTCGGGCTCGGCCGGGGTGACGGCGGTCGGGTCGGCGACCGCCGCGACGACCTGGCCGTGTCCGCTCGGGTCGTACTGGAGCGAGAGGGTGGGCGCGTTGGCGCCGCCCACGGTGCTGGCGGTCCGGTAGTGCCAGACGGTGTCGCCGCTGTCGTCCCAGCCGGAGATGGTGCTCTGTCCGTCGCTCAGGTCGACCGGGTCGATGCCGAGTTCGGCCACGGCGTAACGGGCCTGCTTGCCGTGGGCCTGGCCGTTGACGAGGAACGCCTCGGGAATGGTGTTGTCGCGCGAGCCGAGCACCTTGCGGGCGCCGCTGCGGGCATTGATGGCGGTGAGGTCCCAGCGGACGGCGTCGAGCGGGTCGTTCTGCTCGGCGACCAGGACGCGGTCCGAGCCCGGGTCCTGGTGCAGGATGCGCGGATACCCGGGGGTCTTGGTGTTGACGGTGACATGGCCGTCAGCGGTGTCGAGCACCATGACGTGCCCGTCGGCCGGCCGCGGGTTGCCGAGCCCCAGCGGGGTGTCGGTCCAGCCGACGGTGATACGGCCACCGGTCAGCGACTCGACATCGGTCCACGACGCCCAGGGGGCGCCGGTGCTGTACTTCCAGGCCGAGTGCGCCTTGAGGCTGCCGCCCGAACCCGGCGTCAGGGTGTAGGCGAGCAGCGAGCTGCGGCTGTCGCCCTGTTCGGCCACCGGGTCGTCACCCCAGTCGGGGCCGGTGCGGTCGGCCACGATGAGTTTGCCGTCCTGGGCGAGCAGCGAACCGACGTACCCGGGCAGGAGCTTGTGCCAGAGCATCTTGCCGCTGCGGCCGTCGAGGACACTGACGAAGGTCCCGGACGGGAGCGTCGAGCCCGGCGATGTGAAGCTGCGGGCGGGGCTCGCACCGACGGAGTAGGCGACGGCGATGTCGGCCACGCCGTCGCCGTTGAAGTCCGCCTGCGCGTAGGGATGTGTGCCGGTCGAGGACGGCTCGTACGGGTCGTACCCCTCGTACATGACCGGGGTGTACTCCTCGGTCTGGTACGGAACCTTGGGCTTGACCTGCCAGTCGGTGTAGAGGGAGTGGCTGGTGCGCTGCCAGACCGGGTCGCCCTTGGCGTTGTAGCGGCTCACCGTGCCGCCGGAGAACACCGAGACCCAGTCGCCCGTGCCGCCCAGTGCCAGGGTCGAGGCCGCGCCACGAGCCGTCTCCCAGCTCGCCTTCTGGTCGATCGAGGGTGCCGTCGCGGGGGCGGACACCGTGGCACCGGACTTGGAGTCCTTGGCGTCGGCCGGGGTGCCCTCGGCTGCGGCGACGAGGCCGGGCGTGCCGTCGGAGCGGGGAGTGTAGTGGGCGCTGAGCTTGGCCAGTTGTGCGGCGGTCAGCCGCACGGGATCCTTCTTCGTCGGGTCGGCCTGCGCCGCGGGCGCGGACAGCGCCGCGGTGGCAGCGGCAAGCACCGCCGCCACCGCTATGGCGCGTATGCCCTTTGTTCCGGGTCTCATTGAGGCTCCGTCACTTTCAAGTCACCTGATTCGGGGGTCTCGTACTGTTCCAGGCGAACCAGGCCTGGGGGAGAGGTCGCGAGTGGCCGGTTGCGGCCATCGACCGCTGACGGCCACTGCCGGTCGATCGCTGTTCCGCCGAGACGGTGCCGAGATGGTGCTGAGACGGTGCGAAAGGGGTACGACGTGCTTGAGCCGATCGGTCTGGACGCCTCCGCGGAGCGGGTCTGCCGACTGCTGCCGGGCCCCGTGACTGCGCGTCGAAGTGGTCGAAGGACCGGCGGGAATCTCCGGGACCGACAGAGCGCCGCCGCAACCGCGCCAGGGCGTTATGCCCGAGTATGGTCCTGCGGGTCGGCTCGGCCTCCGGCCGGCTCGGGGCCGCAGGTGGTACGGACGTGAGGAGTACGGGTGAGCAGGCTGAAAGCACTCCGGGCAGGCGCGGCGGCGGCCCTTGCCGTCGGGCTCGCCGTCGGTTGTTCACCGACGGGCGGCGGGCACGAGGGCTCGGGCCGTTCCGTCCTGACAGGGGAGAACGGGGCCGCCGGGCGGGTGCTCGCCGTCAAGGTCGACAACGTACCCGCCGCCCGGCCGCAGACCGGGCTCAACGACGCGGACCTCGTGTACGCCATCGAGGTCGAAGGCGGGCTCTCGCGGCTCATGGCCGTGTATGACAGCAGCCATCTGCCTCCGACGGTCGGGCCCGTCCGCAGTGCGCGGGAGACGGACCTTCAGCTGCTCGCCGCGTACGACCAGCCCGCCCTCGCGTTCTCCGGTGCCCAGAGCAAGCTGCTGCCCGTGCTCAAGAGCTCGGACATCATCACCAGGACCGGTACCAGTGCGTTCTTCCGCGACCCGCACCGGCCGGCCCCGCACAACGAGTACGTCCACACGAAGGGGCTCACCGACGGCGCCGGGACCGCCAAGGACATCGGCCTGCGCTTCGCGTCGAAGACACCCGGTGGCGGCAGAGCGGTGACCGTCACCTCGGCCTCGATGCCCTCCGCCCGGTTCACCTTCACCTGGAGCGCGCCGCGGTACCGGGTCGCCATGGACGGCTCGACGTCGCCCTGGACCGCCGACAACGTGATCATCCAGCGGGTGCAGGTCAAGGAGTCACGCTTCCACAGCCGTACCGGCTATGTCCCGTTCTCCCAGACCGTAGGCAGCGGTTCCGGCGTGGTGCTGCGCGACGGGCGGTCGTACGACGTGCACTGGAGCAGGCCGGCGGAGGACGCCGGGACGACGTACACCTCCGACGGGCGGACCCTGCCGCTGCGGCCGGGCAGGACCTGGATCGTTCTCGAACCCGCCTGACGGCTCCGTCCGCCGGGCCCCGGGGATCCGCTGTTACGCCCGCGAACCGGACTCGCGGGTGTCCGCCAGGTCCGCCGCGCCGAGCAGCCGCGCCGCCGCCGACCGGGCCGACGCCAGGGCCGCCCGGCGGTCCGCGCCCCGCTGGCCCAGGGCCACCCGGGTACTCAACCCGTCCAGCAGCGCCAGGAGTTCACCCGCACGGCCCGGTACGTCGTCGATCGTGAAGCGGTGCTGCGCCGCGCCCTTGGCGAGCACCGCTTCGAGGTCCTCCTGCCAGCCGCGGTCCAGCTCCTCCTGGGCCGCGCGCAGCTGCTCGTTCGACCCGGCGCGCGCCCACAGTTCGATCCACAGCATCCAGCGCGGGTCCCGCTCGCCCTTGGGCAGATACAGCTGGAGGAAGCGGTCGAGCCGGCGCGCCGCCGCCGTCCGGCCCGCGAGCAGCGCTCGGCGCTCCCCGGTGAGCGCGTCCTCGCTCCAGCGCAGCGCCTCCAGGAGCAGCCGGTCCTTGCTGCCGAAGTAGTACAGGATGTGGCCGCCGCTGGTCCCCAGCCGTTCGGCGAGTGCGGACATGGTGAGCGCGGCGAGCCCGTTCTCTGCGATGGCCGTCATGGCCTCTTCGAGCATCCGGTCCCGTGCGATCTGCCCGTCCTTGCGATGTGCCACTTCCGCCCCGCTCACGCTGGTCTGCTCCCGACGCTGCCGCGCCTGTCCCCGAGCCTATCCCCGGGCGGTGACGCCAATTCGGCCGGAGGTCTTGACGTGCCACGGGTGCGGGGCGCATCTTGAATGCCGTTCTAACTCTTAGAACGGCATTCAAAGTATGGATGCGGAATACGGAGGCCTCGTATGGCGCGACAACCGACGGATGTCACCGAGCGGACCACCCCGCCGGGCGCCGAGCGGAATACCCCGACGAACACCGCGCCGACACCGGCCGGTGGGGGTACCGGGGTCGCCAGCGACGAGGTGTTCCAGGTCGAGACGCACGGCATCGACCCGATCCCGGACGAGGAGCGGCACGGCAGTGCCAAGGACCTCTTCTGGCTCTGGTTCGGCTCCAACCTGACGTTCACCTACGTCATCAACGGCGCCCTCGCCGTCAGCTTCGGGCTCTCCTTCTGGCAGGCCACCGCTGTCGTCGTCATCGGCGGGCTGACCTTCTTCGTCATCAGCGCCGCCGGACTGAGCGGTATCCGTACCGGCACCGCGACGCTGGTCATCTCGCGTGCGTCCTTCGGCGTCCTCGGGAACTTCCCCGCCGGGCTGCTCAACTGGATCGTCTCCATCGGCTACACCATCGTGAACACGGTGGTCGGCACCCTCGCACTCGAATCCCTCTTCGCCGACCTCGGATGGCGCGGTGGCGGTGACACCGCCCGGGCGCTCGCGCTCGTCATCACCCTCGCCGTGACGTTCGCGGTCGCCATGTGGGGCCACGCCACCGTGCAGTTCGCCGAGCGCTGGATGGCGTACGTGCTCGCCGCCGGCTTCGGTGTGCTGCTGGTCTTCCTGCTGCCCGGTGCCACGACGGGCGCCGCTTCCGGCGGTGCGCCCGGGTTCTCCGGCTGGACGCTCGCCTTCGTCGTCATGCTGGCGGGGCCCTTCTCGTACCTGCCGATGCCCGCCGACTACACCCGCTATCTGCCCCGTGAGACCTCGCTGCGCTCCATCACCTGGAGCGGTGCGCTCGGCGGTCTCATCTCGTCCGTCGCGCTCGGTGTCGCCGGTGTCGCGGCCGCCACCCAGGCCGACATGACGGACGCCGTGGCCGGGGTGGAGAAGCTGCTGCCCGGCTGGTTCCAGCCGGTCTTCCTGCTGCTCGTGCTCGGCGGTTCGGTCACCAACTCCATCCTGACCCTCTACTCCTCCAGCCTGAACCTCCAGGTGCTCGGCATCCCGTGGAGCCGGGCCAGGGCGATCATCGTCAGTGTCGTCGTGACCGCGCTCGGCTCACTCGGCGCGCTCTTCCTGGTGGACTTCACCGAGTCCCTGCTGAGCTTCCTCTCCCTGCTGATCATCGTGTTCGCCCCGTGGGGCGGGGTGTTCCTCGCCGACATGCTGATACGCCGCTGCCGGTACGACACCCGCGCGCTGCACGCCGGACGCGGCGGGGCGTACTGGTACCGCGGGGGATTCCACCTCGCCGGGATGGCCTCCCTCGTCGCCGGTATGGCCTTCGCCGCGCTGACCTGCAACTCCGAACTGTGGACGGGGCCCCTGGTCGCCCCGCTCGGCGGCGGCGACCTCACCCTGCTCGGCTCGGTCGTCTCCGGGCTCGTCTACTGGGCGCTCACCCGCCGCCAGTTGCGTACCGCCCCCGCCGACAGCTGACCGGCCGTACGCCGCATCCGCCGGCCACCACCCCCGTACCTCCCGTACTACCCCAGGAGTCCGTCCCTCATGACCCGCACCACCGCCCCCGCCGACCTGGTCCTGCGCAACGCCCGTATCCATACCGTCGACCCGCGGCTCCCCGCCGCCGAGGCGCTCGCCGTCCGCGACGGCCGAATCGTCTGGCTCGGCCCCGACGCGGAGGCGGCGGCCTGGGCGGGGGAGGGCACCCGGATCGTCGACGGCGAGGGCAGGCTGGTGCTGCCCGGCTTCATCGACGCGCACAACCACGTACGGCTCGGCTCCGACGACGCCTGCGTCCAGCTCGCCGGAGCCCGCACGCTCACCGAGATCCACCACCGCATCACCGCATGGTGCGCCGAGAACCCCGACGCCGAGTGGATCGAGGCCGAGGCCTTCGACTACTCCGCGATCCCGGACGGCCGGATGCCGAACGCGGCCGACCTCGACCAGGTCACCGGCGACACCCCGGCCTTCGTCCTCAGCTACGACGTCCACACCGCGTGGCTCAACACCGCGGCCCTGCGCCGGCTCGGCGTCACCAGGGAGATCACCGAGCTGCCGTTCGGGCGCGCCGAGACCGACCCGGAGACCGGCGAACCCACCGGATTCATCAAGGACTTCGCGGTCAAGGGGCTGTCCCGCGAGGGGCACCGGGCGCTGCGCGAGCTGGGCGTGCCGTGGGCCGCTCCCGACCGCCAGTACGGCCGGCTGGTGAAGAGCCTGGACGACGCGATCCGGTTCGGCATCACCACCGTGGTCGAACCCCAGAACTCCCTGGACGATCTGGAGCTGTTCACCCGCGCCCGCACCGAGGGCCGGCTCCGCTCCCGCCTCGTCGCGGCGCTCTTCCACCCGCGCGGTACCACCGACGCCGACCTGGACGACTTCGCGGCGACCGCCGTCCGGTTCAACGACGACCGGATTCGGGTCGGCCCGCTCAAGCTCTACATCGACGACGTGGTCGAGCCGCGCACCGCCGCGCTGCTTGAGCCG
This genomic interval carries:
- a CDS encoding SMI1/KNR4 family protein, whose product is MKDDIRSAQAIEERQVADAWLRITTWLRCHAPATLELLRPGATEDEITALQQALGVRIPAGLKSLWRQCAGVRTVPGQGSNFLLGGWALMSPDSVTYVYREKMVSQERDGDDEFLFWRPAWIPVCSFYAADYTHGLYLDAETGKIGGWSRFYEHRPGFESLTDYLEEMADALEAPSLVTGEKPGLVNDVLVWGPPSDPGLEAMWTPFTG
- a CDS encoding S53 family peptidase, whose amino-acid sequence is MRPGTKGIRAIAVAAVLAAATAALSAPAAQADPTKKDPVRLTAAQLAKLSAHYTPRSDGTPGLVAAAEGTPADAKDSKSGATVSAPATAPSIDQKASWETARGAASTLALGGTGDWVSVFSGGTVSRYNAKGDPVWQRTSHSLYTDWQVKPKVPYQTEEYTPVMYEGYDPYEPSSTGTHPYAQADFNGDGVADIAVAYSVGASPARSFTSPGSTLPSGTFVSVLDGRSGKMLWHKLLPGYVGSLLAQDGKLIVADRTGPDWGDDPVAEQGDSRSSLLAYTLTPGSGGSLKAHSAWKYSTGAPWASWTDVESLTGGRITVGWTDTPLGLGNPRPADGHVMVLDTADGHVTVNTKTPGYPRILHQDPGSDRVLVAEQNDPLDAVRWDLTAINARSGARKVLGSRDNTIPEAFLVNGQAHGKQARYAVAELGIDPVDLSDGQSTISGWDDSGDTVWHYRTASTVGGANAPTLSLQYDPSGHGQVVAAVADPTAVTPAEPEGIYHSQLIAFDARDGDIAWRREGDVAGDQVTPYRGRLLTVGYDLTAWSIDPKQGNSTALPLLGDNYASVATDVNGDGVKDLIVGGQSHGVFALDGRDLDRASPRILWHSAVGAAVHQLQLSEVADKQGKSAQRLVAATSRGFAVLDPHKGKVTTDIDTGAFQFGVAVTGGRIIASGSKGVSAYTADGTTRWTYRPAGTKDKQVAYSTPATDGDGRLFLEYGGTRSGTDTGPGDPAPTAVALNSATGAKLWQEQPSGVGADWIEAQAGVFVGSAVPGADGHGVAFAWGGEKFNSPHLVQTVDGTTGKVLTKRDSTGASTFQGFAGSQKYGLVELHAYEMTVYPPDGGPAYDVLNDENVQQGVFATTTGGNETFVGGGGGLFQFTQPFPNTPEQYVDSSSSAFSLFAGSLTPAGLGGKGAGTDLIGLPEDTTAYAVNQLIGGFEYDMRAVDSYQHGVTVQRVGDAKAAAPTAKLQSLPGSDATSKAVKDPALPSGTASPDLRIRATHKVDPAADTETAPGYSPQQIQARLGLKGDGTGQTIAIVDAYDYPTAKADLNHFAAHFDLPQTCDSVPAGTDCFDFQQTYASGTKPAANSGWEEEEALDIEWAHSVAPHAKIVLMEAADASTTGLFQAVDKAASLHPAAVSNSWGMSEFSEESFYDGHCKLADSVCTQSTGDAGYPAGYSSTNPYALAIGGTSLQLDSSGATLGETAWSSTGGGLSYFEKRPAYQKGVQSSRFRATPDVSFVADPRTGVAVYTSAGGTAQWLEVGGTSLSAPVWAAVLTAADQLRATAHKPHLAAAGPDGDTAHRDVYGLGASLKDITSGSNGLCGTECTAGPGYDTVTGLGSPLAGVDTALGAMK
- a CDS encoding DUF3048 domain-containing protein, which encodes MSRLKALRAGAAAALAVGLAVGCSPTGGGHEGSGRSVLTGENGAAGRVLAVKVDNVPAARPQTGLNDADLVYAIEVEGGLSRLMAVYDSSHLPPTVGPVRSARETDLQLLAAYDQPALAFSGAQSKLLPVLKSSDIITRTGTSAFFRDPHRPAPHNEYVHTKGLTDGAGTAKDIGLRFASKTPGGGRAVTVTSASMPSARFTFTWSAPRYRVAMDGSTSPWTADNVIIQRVQVKESRFHSRTGYVPFSQTVGSGSGVVLRDGRSYDVHWSRPAEDAGTTYTSDGRTLPLRPGRTWIVLEPA
- a CDS encoding TetR/AcrR family transcriptional regulator — encoded protein: MLEEAMTAIAENGLAALTMSALAERLGTSGGHILYYFGSKDRLLLEALRWSEDALTGERRALLAGRTAAARRLDRFLQLYLPKGERDPRWMLWIELWARAGSNEQLRAAQEELDRGWQEDLEAVLAKGAAQHRFTIDDVPGRAGELLALLDGLSTRVALGQRGADRRAALASARSAAARLLGAADLADTRESGSRA
- a CDS encoding purine-cytosine permease family protein, whose amino-acid sequence is MARQPTDVTERTTPPGAERNTPTNTAPTPAGGGTGVASDEVFQVETHGIDPIPDEERHGSAKDLFWLWFGSNLTFTYVINGALAVSFGLSFWQATAVVVIGGLTFFVISAAGLSGIRTGTATLVISRASFGVLGNFPAGLLNWIVSIGYTIVNTVVGTLALESLFADLGWRGGGDTARALALVITLAVTFAVAMWGHATVQFAERWMAYVLAAGFGVLLVFLLPGATTGAASGGAPGFSGWTLAFVVMLAGPFSYLPMPADYTRYLPRETSLRSITWSGALGGLISSVALGVAGVAAATQADMTDAVAGVEKLLPGWFQPVFLLLVLGGSVTNSILTLYSSSLNLQVLGIPWSRARAIIVSVVVTALGSLGALFLVDFTESLLSFLSLLIIVFAPWGGVFLADMLIRRCRYDTRALHAGRGGAYWYRGGFHLAGMASLVAGMAFAALTCNSELWTGPLVAPLGGGDLTLLGSVVSGLVYWALTRRQLRTAPADS
- a CDS encoding amidohydrolase, translated to MTRTTAPADLVLRNARIHTVDPRLPAAEALAVRDGRIVWLGPDAEAAAWAGEGTRIVDGEGRLVLPGFIDAHNHVRLGSDDACVQLAGARTLTEIHHRITAWCAENPDAEWIEAEAFDYSAIPDGRMPNAADLDQVTGDTPAFVLSYDVHTAWLNTAALRRLGVTREITELPFGRAETDPETGEPTGFIKDFAVKGLSREGHRALRELGVPWAAPDRQYGRLVKSLDDAIRFGITTVVEPQNSLDDLELFTRARTEGRLRSRLVAALFHPRGTTDADLDDFAATAVRFNDDRIRVGPLKLYIDDVVEPRTAALLEPYTGCGKHRGDTFYPAEEFAGLLAKLDSRGFQCFVHATGDRGIRTVLDAVEHAAAINGRRDARHQVVHVECLDPQDTARFAELGVVACMQPRHCAPEIAGPGQDWAENVGSGRWHKAWPMRSLHEAGAVLAFSSDWNVAEMDPMIGIYTAVTRRPLGGGEPWQPAETVDVETAVHGYTMGSAYANFLEDERGSLSVGKLADFTVLSRDILRIRPEDIPGTTAELVVVGGEVVAGAGA